In the Wyeomyia smithii strain HCP4-BCI-WySm-NY-G18 chromosome 2, ASM2978416v1, whole genome shotgun sequence genome, one interval contains:
- the LOC129721462 gene encoding carbonic anhydrase 7: protein MSERSSVSSGSFMLIASIVILSVITSTRCQDFGYDGAKGPSHWGEQYNSCTGKHQSPININSLEVKKVNLPPLVMNEFDTPPAQTNLTNNGHTVAVTMSADHTPSIAGGPLKGEYRYSQLHFHWGDNDTVGSEDMIDNHIFPMELHVVFFKQQYKNAKQAMKHSDGLTVLAFFYEISPEDNPNYEEFVHLLGNVTSSHKTAFFINPPSLRDLIARDLLHYYTYDGSLTTPPCSEVVTWIDFKEPILLSHAQIEAFRALEDDEGHPLTHNFRPIQPLGDRVVMFNTDEIVKDVDLGGEGEMPPDEELEQKLDGSEKHDESQKSPRGGRKGHPDSGTGTIVASWTVLLLLALGSVLVD, encoded by the exons tAATTACTAGTACCAGATGTCAAGATTTCGGATATGATGGCGCAAAAG GTCCATCTCACTGGGGCGAACAGTACAACAGTTGTACCGGCAAGCATCAGAGTCCGATCAACATCAATTCACTGGAGGTGAAAAAGGTCAATCTGCCGCCGCTGGTGATGAATGAGTTTGATACTCCCCCGGCGCAAACCAACCTGACTAATAATGGACACACGG TGGCAGTTACGATGAGTGCCGATCACACGCCATCCATCGCCGGTGGACCTCTGAAGGGAGAGTATCGGTACTCTCAGCTTCACTTCCACTGGGGTGACAATGACACGGTTGGCAGCGAAGATATGATTGACAATCATAt CTTTCCCATGGAGCTGCACGTGGTATTTTTCAAGCAGCAGTACAAGAACGCTAAACAGGCTATGAAACACTCGGACGGTCTGACGGTGCTTGCGTTCTTCTACGAGATCTCCCCGGAGGACAATCCGAACTACGAAGAATTTGTCCATCTGCTGGGCAACGTTACTAGTTCGCACAAAACGGCTTTTTTCATAAATCCTCCCTCGCTGAGAGATTTGATAGCGCGCGATTTGCTGCATTACTACACCTACGACGGCTCACTGACGACGCCACCGTGCAGCGAGGTTGTCACGTGGATCGACTTCAAGGAGCCGATTTTGCTGTCCCACGCACAG ATTGAGGCATTTCGGGCGCTAGAGGACGACGAAGGACACCCACTGACCCATAATTTCCGTCCGATTCAACCGCTGGGCGATCGCGTGGTAATGTTCAACACGGACGAGATCGTGAAGGACGTTGATCTGGGGGGCGAGGGTGAAATGCCGCCTGACGAAGAGCTGGAGCAGAAGCTAGATGGCAGTGAAAAACATGACGAGTCCCAGAAGTCCCCTCGCGGAGGCAGAAAAGGACACCCGGACAGTGGGACCGGGACCATCGTGGCCAGCTGGACGGTGCTGCTACTGCTGGCGTTGGGAAGCGTTTTAGttgattaa